A genomic stretch from Natronomonas gomsonensis includes:
- a CDS encoding cupin domain-containing protein, with protein sequence MQRVGLSERDSVEAVEAVHLTQLAMGEETSIQAFEIESGATVPEHSHHHEQTGFVYEGELTFVGPDGETVVGPGDSFTISGEEPHAAENRGDVTVRGVDIFAPPRATPDWKE encoded by the coding sequence ATGCAACGCGTCGGACTCTCCGAGCGGGATTCTGTGGAGGCGGTCGAGGCCGTCCACCTCACACAACTGGCGATGGGCGAGGAGACGAGCATTCAGGCGTTCGAAATCGAGTCGGGGGCGACCGTCCCCGAACACAGCCACCACCACGAACAGACCGGCTTCGTCTACGAGGGCGAGTTGACGTTCGTCGGCCCGGACGGCGAGACGGTCGTCGGTCCCGGGGACTCGTTCACTATTTCCGGCGAGGAACCCCACGCCGCCGAAAACCGCGGCGACGTGACTGTTCGCGGCGTCGACATCTTCGCGCCGCCGCGGGCGACCCCCGACTGGAAGGAGTGA